One genomic region from Paroceanicella profunda encodes:
- a CDS encoding NAD(P)/FAD-dependent oxidoreductase — translation MADILVLGAGMAGLGAALQLQRRGRDVALVDRRPPGRETSYGNAGIIQAEAMEPYAMPRGMAALLRIARGRDNSVHFHAGALPGHFGPLMRYWWHSGPSRHARATQAYSGLIARATQEHESLIEEAGAAALVRREGFRELYRDESAFTAAAGLAEGLAARFGLKVSVLDAETLRAAEPALRNGGVGAVHWRDPWTVSDPGGLVTAYAELFAARGGQFSEGDAATLAPRPGGGWRVETIDGPLEAEAAVVALGPWSPALLGPMGYKVPMLRKRGYHMHYRAPIRLNLPLLDAANGYVMAPMAKGLRITTGAELAGAEASSSPVQLRRAERLAGELLTLGAPVENAAWMGTRPCMPDMLPVVGPAPRHRNLWFHFGHGHQGFTLGPTTGRLLAEMVAGETPFTDPGPFSPSRLD, via the coding sequence ATGGCTGACATCTTGGTTCTCGGCGCCGGCATGGCCGGGCTTGGCGCGGCCTTGCAATTGCAGCGCCGCGGGCGGGACGTGGCGTTGGTCGACCGGCGGCCGCCCGGCCGCGAAACCAGCTACGGCAATGCCGGGATCATCCAGGCCGAGGCGATGGAACCCTATGCCATGCCGCGCGGCATGGCGGCCCTGCTGCGAATCGCCCGGGGGCGGGACAACAGCGTGCATTTCCATGCCGGTGCGCTGCCCGGGCATTTCGGGCCGCTGATGCGCTACTGGTGGCATTCGGGCCCGTCGCGCCATGCCCGGGCCACACAGGCTTATTCCGGCCTCATCGCGCGCGCCACGCAGGAGCACGAGTCGCTGATCGAGGAGGCCGGCGCGGCGGCGCTGGTCCGGCGCGAGGGGTTCCGTGAGCTTTACCGCGACGAGTCGGCCTTCACGGCGGCGGCCGGGCTGGCCGAAGGGCTGGCGGCGCGGTTCGGCCTGAAGGTGTCAGTGCTCGACGCGGAGACGCTGCGGGCCGCGGAGCCGGCGCTGCGCAACGGCGGGGTCGGGGCCGTGCACTGGCGCGACCCGTGGACCGTGTCGGACCCGGGCGGCCTGGTGACGGCCTATGCGGAGCTGTTCGCCGCGCGTGGCGGGCAGTTCAGCGAGGGCGATGCGGCAACCCTTGCGCCCCGGCCGGGCGGCGGCTGGCGGGTGGAGACCATCGACGGCCCGCTGGAGGCGGAAGCCGCCGTGGTCGCGCTCGGCCCCTGGTCGCCCGCCTTGCTGGGCCCGATGGGCTACAAGGTGCCGATGCTGCGCAAGCGCGGCTATCACATGCATTACCGCGCTCCGATCCGGCTGAACCTGCCGCTGCTCGACGCCGCGAACGGCTATGTGATGGCGCCGATGGCCAAGGGGCTGCGCATCACCACCGGTGCCGAGCTGGCCGGGGCGGAGGCCTCCTCCAGCCCGGTGCAGCTGCGCCGGGCGGAGCGGCTGGCGGGCGAGTTGCTGACCCTCGGCGCCCCGGTGGAGAATGCCGCCTGGATGGGCACCCGGCCCTGCATGCCGGACATGCTGCCCGTGGTCGGGCCGGCGCCGCGCCACCGCAACCTGTGGTTCCATTTCGGGCACGGCCACCAGGGTTTCACCCTGGGCCCCACCACCGGGCGGCTGCTGGCGGAGATGGTCGCGGGGGAGACCCCGTTCACCGACCCCGGCCCCTTCTCCCCGTCCCGGCTGGACTGA